In Niveispirillum cyanobacteriorum, the following proteins share a genomic window:
- a CDS encoding response regulator → MADADDGPARRSSLYMDMDHVLSKAELTNSSNDRLPAATVPEPAPPPDLMLAGGAWLAIMALLDALLLGIAPFMLGLRLLGLALLVLWWWRGPRAPRWLPPLWLVGTVTGQVAATYFWVDAGVGATAMAGGTLAGFLLLPVAAPLLREVSHPLPPVAPPTVPADAAVPLPVLRLAADSLNSRLNAMAQELDGLTSGPVSPAQAIQLRLLRNEVSGMQALVRQRLGGGAVGKVEPLRATVTPPAQAPLSVPGPAPSPVRPVGAANGRSAMVVDDDAVGRTLTRLLLEQAGYRVEETDDAKMALEMALMEGPDIALVSARIGQHSGLALAWCIRRGGGPPVVLLRGRADRITDRQRQRSGLAAILGKPATPDTLAATLDPLLPQHVAVIAVAPPAAPPSPRARPVAAADTGPVLDLGVLEEHLSILGAERVAQIIDSFSRNAPATLTAVAQALDRGDVPEVGKAAHKLASGALTVGLGVLARLAKQADSAARNGDGDTALDAARQFPAAFAAGQAALAGYRRDRLTAAGP, encoded by the coding sequence ATGGCAGATGCGGATGATGGACCGGCCCGCCGCAGCAGCCTATACATGGATATGGATCATGTCCTTTCGAAGGCCGAATTGACGAATTCCAGCAACGATAGGCTGCCTGCCGCAACTGTGCCCGAACCGGCCCCACCGCCCGACCTGATGCTGGCGGGTGGGGCGTGGCTGGCCATCATGGCGCTTCTGGATGCGCTGCTGCTGGGCATTGCCCCCTTCATGCTGGGCCTGCGCCTGCTCGGTCTGGCCTTGCTGGTCCTTTGGTGGTGGCGGGGGCCGCGTGCACCGCGCTGGTTGCCGCCTCTCTGGCTGGTGGGTACCGTCACGGGCCAGGTGGCGGCGACATATTTCTGGGTTGATGCCGGTGTGGGGGCGACGGCCATGGCGGGCGGCACGCTGGCCGGGTTCCTGCTGCTGCCCGTGGCGGCACCGCTGCTACGGGAGGTGTCGCATCCGCTGCCGCCGGTTGCACCGCCGACCGTGCCCGCCGATGCAGCGGTGCCACTGCCCGTGCTGCGGCTTGCCGCCGACAGCCTGAATAGTCGCCTGAACGCCATGGCGCAGGAACTGGACGGGTTGACCAGCGGCCCGGTATCGCCGGCCCAGGCCATCCAACTGCGCCTGCTGCGGAACGAGGTGTCCGGCATGCAGGCGCTGGTCCGCCAACGATTGGGCGGCGGGGCGGTTGGGAAGGTGGAGCCGTTGCGTGCCACGGTGACGCCGCCCGCCCAGGCCCCCCTTTCTGTTCCTGGCCCTGCCCCTTCACCTGTGCGACCGGTGGGCGCCGCCAATGGCCGTTCCGCCATGGTGGTGGATGACGATGCCGTGGGCCGCACCCTGACGCGGTTGCTGTTGGAGCAGGCGGGGTACAGGGTGGAGGAGACGGACGATGCCAAGATGGCGCTGGAAATGGCGCTGATGGAGGGGCCGGACATTGCCCTTGTCTCCGCCCGCATCGGCCAGCACAGCGGACTGGCCCTGGCCTGGTGCATCCGGCGCGGCGGGGGGCCGCCTGTTGTCCTGCTGCGGGGGCGGGCCGACCGGATCACCGACCGGCAGCGGCAGCGTAGTGGACTGGCCGCTATCCTGGGCAAGCCGGCAACCCCCGACACGCTGGCGGCGACGCTGGACCCGTTGTTGCCACAGCATGTTGCCGTCATCGCTGTCGCGCCGCCTGCCGCTCCGCCATCACCCCGTGCCCGCCCCGTGGCTGCGGCGGATACAGGGCCGGTCCTGGATCTGGGCGTGCTGGAGGAACATCTGTCGATTCTGGGGGCCGAACGGGTGGCGCAGATCATCGACAGCTTCAGCCGCAACGCGCCGGCCACATTGACAGCCGTGGCGCAGGCGCTGGACCGTGGTGATGTGCCGGAGGTGGGCAAGGCCGCGCATAAGCTGGCGTCGGGTGCGCTAACCGTGGGGCTGGGCGTGCTGGCGCGGCTTGCCAAGCAGGCGGACAGCGCCGCCCGGAATGGCGATGGCGATACGGCCTTGGATGCTGCCCGGCAGTTCCCCGCCGCCTTCGCCGCCGGTCAGGCCGCCCTGGCCGGTTACCGCCGTGACCGGCTTACGGCTGCTGGTCCGTAA
- a CDS encoding response regulator transcription factor translates to MSEIADAPLVLIVEDEPATRALLAGYFHEAGFLVAEAEDGKQTREVMLRQPPDLVLLDIELPDEDGFSLARSIREISNVGIIIVTQRANDGDRVFGLETGGDDYVTKPPNPRELLARARNLLRRTHPSKMYKAEGAVRYFAGWTMDLARRRLVDPAGIEVRVTRGEFELLGLLVRSGGRVVTRDQLIDAVSGTDRNPNDRTIDVLVSRLRRKMQDSGSLDVIITEKGLGYRLAAEITDQQP, encoded by the coding sequence ATGTCCGAGATCGCCGATGCCCCGCTGGTTCTAATCGTCGAGGATGAGCCGGCGACGCGCGCCCTGTTGGCCGGCTATTTCCATGAGGCTGGTTTCCTTGTGGCCGAGGCGGAAGATGGCAAGCAGACCCGCGAGGTCATGCTGCGTCAGCCGCCCGATCTGGTGCTGCTCGATATCGAGCTGCCGGACGAGGACGGGTTCAGCCTGGCCCGCTCCATCCGCGAAATTTCCAATGTCGGCATCATCATCGTCACCCAGCGCGCCAATGATGGCGACCGCGTCTTCGGACTGGAAACCGGGGGCGATGATTATGTGACCAAGCCGCCCAACCCGCGCGAACTGCTGGCCCGTGCCCGCAACCTGCTGCGCCGGACCCATCCGAGCAAGATGTACAAAGCCGAGGGGGCGGTGCGCTATTTCGCCGGCTGGACCATGGATCTGGCCCGCCGCCGCCTGGTCGATCCGGCGGGGATCGAGGTAAGGGTGACGCGAGGCGAGTTTGAGCTGCTGGGCCTGCTGGTCCGGTCCGGCGGGCGCGTGGTGACGCGTGATCAGTTGATTGATGCCGTCAGCGGCACCGACCGCAACCCTAATGACCGCACCATCGACGTGCTGGTCAGCCGCCTGCGCCGCAAAATGCAGGATAGCGGCTCGCTGGACGTGATCATCACCGAAAAGGGCCTGGGCTACCGTCTGGCTGCCGAGATTACGGACCAGCAGCCGTAA
- the putA gene encoding bifunctional proline dehydrogenase/L-glutamate gamma-semialdehyde dehydrogenase PutA has translation MSGTVLNDLRKAKHADEVTVVTGLLRSHGLTTAERAGIHDRAVAIVEAARLRRRELGPLDNFLQEFGLSNNEGVALMCIAECLLRIADPETADRLIAEKIAQGQWDAHLGRSDSAFVNAAAWGLMLTGKITDLERGGERDAGNFLKRMVARSGESVIRTAMGQAMRVMGGHFVLGRTIKEAMAEARKARPTGTVHSYDMLGEGARTWEQATRYLDAYVKAIDAVGAEAAGRGPVAAPGVSIKLSALHPRYVQAQHEDVMAKLVPAVKGLALQAKRWDINLTIDAEEADRLELSQDILAALAHDPDLAGWNGLGLAIQAYSKRTHLLVDWLVDLARAANRRLMVRLVKGAYWDTEIKMSQIASHPDYPVFTRKAATDLSYLVCARKMLAAKDAIYPQFATHNAYTIAAILHLAGDNRDLEFQRLHGMGELLYTAAREVLPAFPRVRIYAPVGTHEDLLPYLVRRLLENGANSNFVNAYMDPDVPVSDVVADPAAFLENNGMLRHPRIPTPADIYGAERPNSKGFDLTAPEKVAALTEQMQAALSRNWTAGPIVGGVELSGPTQPVTDPANRARTVGTVVLADKPAVERALSLSVAAQKQWDREGADHRAACLDRAADLMEADTPALMALLVREAGKTLPDAIAEVREAVDFCRYYAAQARTGLKPVLLPGPTGERNELHLTGRGTFACISPWNFPLAIFVGQVVAALVTGNAVIAKPAEQTPLIAAEAVRMLHKAGVPGDVLHLLPGDGATVGAALVADTRIAGVCFTGSTETARLINRSLADRDGAIVPLIAETGGQNCMIVDSTALLEQVVDDCVTSAFQSAGQRCSAMRVLFAQEEIADKLADMLAGAMDLIRLGDPMDVATDVGPVIDNDARDILIAHASRMDGEARLIKAVSVPDAVQNGTFFGPRLYEIDNLSRLKREVFGPILHIVRFKASELDKVAAEIAATGYGLTFGVHSRLEGRAQNLFKTLPVGNTYINRNMVGAVVGVQPFGGQGLSGTGPKAGGPHYLHRFVTEKTLTVNTTAFGGNASLLELGA, from the coding sequence ATGTCCGGCACCGTTCTGAACGACCTGCGCAAGGCCAAGCATGCCGATGAGGTCACTGTTGTCACCGGCCTGCTGCGCAGCCATGGGCTGACCACTGCAGAGCGCGCGGGGATCCATGACCGGGCCGTGGCGATTGTGGAGGCGGCACGTCTGCGCCGGCGGGAACTGGGACCGCTGGATAACTTCCTGCAGGAATTCGGCCTGTCGAATAATGAGGGCGTGGCCCTGATGTGCATTGCTGAATGCCTGCTGCGCATCGCCGATCCGGAGACGGCAGACCGGCTGATCGCCGAAAAGATCGCGCAGGGTCAGTGGGATGCGCATCTGGGCCGCAGCGACAGCGCCTTTGTGAATGCCGCCGCCTGGGGCCTGATGCTGACGGGCAAGATCACTGATCTGGAGCGCGGTGGCGAGCGGGATGCCGGCAACTTCCTGAAGCGTATGGTGGCGCGGTCGGGCGAAAGCGTGATCCGTACAGCCATGGGTCAGGCCATGCGCGTCATGGGCGGGCATTTCGTGCTGGGCCGCACCATCAAGGAAGCCATGGCGGAGGCGCGCAAGGCCCGACCCACCGGCACCGTCCATTCCTATGACATGCTGGGCGAAGGGGCCCGCACCTGGGAACAGGCGACGCGGTACCTGGATGCCTATGTGAAGGCCATTGATGCCGTGGGGGCAGAGGCGGCGGGCCGTGGCCCCGTGGCCGCCCCCGGCGTGTCGATCAAGCTGTCGGCCCTGCATCCGCGCTATGTCCAGGCGCAGCATGAAGATGTGATGGCAAAGCTGGTGCCCGCCGTGAAGGGGTTGGCGCTTCAGGCCAAGCGCTGGGACATCAACCTGACCATCGATGCCGAAGAGGCGGACCGCCTGGAACTGTCGCAGGATATCCTGGCGGCGCTGGCCCATGATCCCGATCTGGCCGGGTGGAACGGGTTGGGTCTGGCCATCCAGGCCTATTCCAAGCGCACGCATCTGCTGGTCGACTGGCTGGTTGATCTGGCACGCGCTGCCAACCGCCGCCTGATGGTGCGGTTGGTCAAGGGGGCCTATTGGGACACCGAGATCAAGATGTCCCAGATCGCCAGCCACCCGGACTATCCGGTCTTCACGCGCAAGGCGGCGACGGACCTGTCCTATCTGGTCTGTGCCCGCAAGATGCTGGCGGCCAAGGACGCGATCTATCCGCAGTTCGCGACCCACAATGCCTATACCATCGCCGCCATCCTGCATCTGGCCGGCGACAATCGCGATCTGGAGTTCCAGCGCCTGCATGGCATGGGCGAGCTGCTGTACACGGCGGCGCGCGAGGTCCTGCCCGCCTTCCCGCGTGTGCGCATTTATGCGCCAGTGGGTACCCATGAGGATTTGCTGCCCTATCTGGTACGCCGTCTGCTGGAAAACGGCGCGAACAGCAATTTCGTCAACGCCTACATGGACCCGGACGTGCCCGTCAGTGACGTGGTCGCCGACCCGGCCGCCTTCCTGGAGAATAATGGCATGCTGCGTCATCCGCGCATCCCCACCCCCGCCGACATTTATGGTGCCGAGCGTCCCAATTCCAAAGGCTTCGACCTGACGGCCCCGGAAAAGGTGGCGGCCCTGACCGAACAGATGCAGGCGGCGTTGTCGCGCAACTGGACCGCTGGCCCCATTGTGGGCGGTGTCGAACTGTCCGGCCCCACCCAGCCCGTGACCGACCCGGCCAACCGCGCCCGTACCGTGGGGACGGTGGTGCTGGCAGACAAGCCGGCGGTTGAACGCGCCCTGTCCCTGTCGGTTGCCGCACAGAAGCAGTGGGACCGCGAGGGGGCCGATCATCGCGCCGCCTGCCTGGACCGCGCCGCCGACCTGATGGAAGCCGACACGCCCGCCCTGATGGCCCTGCTGGTGCGCGAGGCGGGCAAGACCCTGCCCGACGCCATCGCCGAGGTGCGCGAGGCCGTGGATTTCTGCCGTTACTATGCGGCCCAGGCGCGCACCGGGTTGAAGCCCGTGCTGCTGCCCGGCCCAACGGGAGAGCGTAACGAGCTGCATCTGACCGGTCGCGGTACCTTTGCCTGCATCAGCCCCTGGAACTTCCCGCTGGCCATTTTCGTGGGTCAGGTGGTGGCCGCCCTGGTGACCGGAAACGCCGTGATCGCCAAGCCCGCCGAACAGACCCCGCTGATCGCAGCAGAGGCCGTGCGCATGCTGCACAAGGCCGGCGTGCCGGGCGATGTCCTGCATCTGCTGCCCGGTGACGGCGCGACGGTGGGGGCGGCCCTGGTCGCCGATACCCGCATCGCCGGCGTCTGCTTCACCGGTTCCACCGAAACCGCCCGCCTGATCAACCGCAGCCTGGCCGACCGCGACGGCGCCATCGTGCCCCTGATCGCGGAGACGGGTGGCCAGAACTGCATGATCGTGGACAGTACGGCCCTTCTGGAGCAGGTGGTGGATGATTGCGTGACCTCGGCGTTCCAGTCGGCGGGCCAGCGTTGTTCGGCCATGCGCGTCCTGTTCGCGCAGGAAGAGATTGCGGACAAGCTGGCCGACATGCTGGCCGGCGCCATGGACCTGATCCGTTTGGGCGACCCGATGGATGTGGCGACCGATGTCGGCCCCGTCATCGACAATGACGCCCGCGACATCCTGATCGCGCATGCCAGCCGCATGGACGGCGAGGCGCGCCTGATCAAGGCCGTGAGCGTGCCCGATGCGGTACAGAACGGCACCTTCTTCGGCCCGCGCCTTTATGAGATCGACAACCTGTCGCGTCTGAAGCGCGAAGTGTTCGGCCCCATCCTGCATATCGTGCGCTTCAAGGCATCGGAGCTGGACAAGGTCGCGGCGGAGATCGCGGCCACCGGTTATGGCCTGACCTTCGGTGTGCATAGCCGCCTGGAAGGCCGCGCCCAGAACCTGTTCAAGACGCTGCCGGTGGGCAACACCTACATCAACCGCAACATGGTGGGTGCGGTGGTCGGCGTACAGCCGTTCGGCGGCCAGGGCCTGTCGGGCACAGGTCCCAAGGCCGGCGGCCCGCACTATCTGCACCGCTTCGTCACGGAAAAGACGCTGACCGTCAACACGACGGCCTTCGGCGGCAATGCTTCGCTTCTGGAACTGGGAGCGTAA
- a CDS encoding Lrp/AsnC ligand binding domain-containing protein, with protein MPADSAAAKLDRIDQNILRILQEDGRISNVELARRVNLSPTPCLERVRRLERDGFIRQYVALLDPDLLDRSLAAFIEVRLDRTTPDVFQIFADAVRRLDEIQEAHMVAGGFDYLIKVRVADMAAYRAFLGDKLSSIQGVAQTHTYIVMEEVKNTHVVPVVGR; from the coding sequence ATGCCCGCTGATTCCGCAGCTGCGAAGCTGGACCGCATCGACCAAAACATCCTGCGCATCCTGCAGGAAGATGGCCGCATCTCGAACGTGGAACTGGCCCGGCGGGTGAACCTCTCCCCCACGCCCTGCCTGGAACGGGTGCGCCGGCTGGAACGCGATGGCTTCATTCGCCAGTATGTGGCCCTGTTGGACCCCGACCTGCTTGACCGGTCGCTTGCGGCCTTTATCGAGGTGCGCCTGGACCGCACCACCCCAGACGTCTTCCAGATCTTCGCCGACGCCGTCCGCCGGTTGGATGAGATTCAAGAGGCCCACATGGTGGCCGGTGGCTTCGACTATCTGATCAAGGTCCGCGTCGCCGACATGGCCGCCTACCGCGCCTTCCTGGGCGACAAACTCTCCTCCATCCAGGGGGTCGCGCAGACCCACACCTATATTGTGATGGAGGAAGTGAAGAATACGCATGTGGTGCCGGTGGTAGGGCGATAG
- a CDS encoding helix-turn-helix domain-containing protein, whose product MQITADQCRAARSLLNWTQDQLATNAAVSRATVADFESSARQPMKNNLRSIADCMFAAGVDFIPEEGDLGVGVRFSKRKITYINNVKINRFDRIATIPMRYSSEDFVCVIGLDDVDDYYRTNFSTDGEISKAISDMLHIVLTAAERYAPTNIKDRKLIVTYDMLDSR is encoded by the coding sequence ATGCAGATCACCGCTGACCAATGCCGTGCCGCACGCAGCCTATTGAACTGGACACAAGACCAACTTGCCACCAACGCCGCTGTATCCCGTGCTACCGTCGCCGATTTTGAGTCCAGCGCGAGACAGCCAATGAAGAACAATCTCCGCTCCATCGCGGATTGTATGTTCGCTGCTGGGGTCGACTTTATCCCTGAGGAAGGCGATCTCGGTGTTGGTGTTCGGTTTAGCAAACGCAAGATCACCTACATTAACAATGTAAAAATCAACCGATTTGATCGCATTGCAACAATCCCGATGCGTTACTCAAGCGAGGACTTTGTTTGCGTTATCGGTCTCGACGACGTGGACGACTATTATCGAACTAACTTTTCTACTGACGGAGAAATCTCGAAAGCAATCAGTGATATGCTTCATATTGTTCTGACCGCAGCCGAGCGTTATGCACCGACTAACATCAAGGACAGGAAGCTGATTGTTACCTATGACATGTTGGACAGCAGATGA
- a CDS encoding antitoxin, translating into MSQTAKLFTNGRSQAVRLPAAFRFDAKEVFIRQDPVTGDVILSRKPADWAGFLDLLKGTDVPDDFLGAGDRQQDAHARDPFEGLDG; encoded by the coding sequence ATGAGCCAAACAGCAAAACTGTTCACCAATGGCAGGAGCCAAGCAGTTCGGCTCCCGGCGGCGTTTCGGTTCGATGCCAAGGAAGTGTTCATCCGGCAGGACCCGGTGACGGGTGACGTGATCCTGTCACGCAAGCCGGCGGATTGGGCAGGATTCCTGGACCTGCTTAAAGGGACCGACGTTCCGGATGATTTCCTGGGAGCCGGTGACCGCCAACAGGATGCTCATGCCCGAGACCCGTTCGAGGGATTGGACGGTTGA